One region of Chaetodon auriga isolate fChaAug3 chromosome 5, fChaAug3.hap1, whole genome shotgun sequence genomic DNA includes:
- the LOC143320364 gene encoding LHFPL tetraspan subfamily member 2a protein-like, with translation MCHVIVTCRSMLWTLLSILVAFAELIAFMSPDWLLGFPRSHSSTSGVGVDSGEYRPSLGLYSRCLRIGTRGVGVSCGPYAGTFGEVASGFWQAAMLFLAAGTLVLGGVACISIFSLCFQSILKKSLFNICGLLQAIAGLLLMVGLMLYPAGWGSEKVISYCGPEASPFRPALCSLGWAFYAAIGGTLASFLCAVLSAQAEIATSSDKVQEEIEEGKSLICLL, from the exons ATGTGCCATGTTATTGTAACATGCCGCTCCATGCTCTGGACATTGCTCAGTATTTTAGTGGCCTTTGCTGAGCTCATTGCCTTCATGAgccctgattggctgctgggATTCCCTCGGTCGCACTCCAGCACGAGTGGGGTGGGAGTGGATTCCGGGGAATACCGGCCGTCTCTCGGCCTCTACAGCCGCTGCCTCCGTATCGGGACCCGGGGAGTCGGGGTGAGCTGCGGGCCCTACGCTGGGACATTTGGAGAAGTGGCCAGCGGCTTCTGGCAGGCTGCCATGTTATTTCTGGCAGCAGGGACGTTAGTGTTAGGAGGAGTGGCCTGCATCTCCATCTTCAGCCTGTGCTTCCAGAGCATCCTGAAGAAGAGCTTATTCAACATCTGTGGACTGCTTCAGGCTATTGCAG gcctgctgctgatggtgggCCTCATGCTGTACCCTGCTGGTTGGGGTTCAGAGAAGGTAATCAGCTACTGTGGCCCAGAGGCCTCGCCCTTCAGGCCGGCTCTGTGTTCGCTCGGCTGGGCCTTCTACGCAGCGATAGGAGGGACGCTGGCAAGCTTCCTGTGTGCTGTTCTGTCTGCACAGGCTGAGATTGCCACCTCCAGCGATAAAGTTCAGGAGGAGATTGAGGAAGGGAAGAGTCTGATCTGCCTGCTCTGA